Sequence from the Equus przewalskii isolate Varuska chromosome 11, EquPr2, whole genome shotgun sequence genome:
GTTGTGATTTAGCATTTTAAAGTTGTTAGCAGAGAAACATCAGGGAGAATAAAATCGTACGTTATCCCGGGTACTCCATGGTACAGACATGTCACAGGTCCTGTTTTTATATACTTCTGACAAAGATTTGGGATATGGGGAGCAGTGCACATTGAAAATGAGGGTCAGGCTGTGGCCCCTGTCATTTTCTCCATCTGCGAGTTGAAATGTTGTCTTACTGTGCCGTGAAAGAGGACCACAAAATGGCAGGTTAAAAGGGAAATCATATTAATAATATATGTGAATCCCATAAGTGGAAACTGTTGGCATTTTTCCTCCACAGTGATTTATAGACTCCGTGAGGCACGTTCGAAACTGAAAACTACAGTCTTAAACATGATCTTccttcattcaataagtattcgTTGGCCTGCCAGACAGTGTTCTATTTGGACTTCTAAGACCAGGTGTAGTCTAGGCCTGACAAGCTCCTGCTCTCATGGGGTTTTCATTCTAGTGGAGAGAGacaacaaatatattaaaaaaaaaaaaagataattttataagTGGATATAAagcgggtggggaggggatggctACATTAGGTACCAgggttaaagaaaaatttttctgaaaagggGACATTTGAAATTGAATGGCACCAAGGCACCAGCCATGCAAAGATCAGGGCAAGTGTGTTGCTGTCTTGCTACATGTAAACGTCTCATAGGACCAGATTTTTTGACAGACGACGCTAGCATTTTCTGACGTAGGGTAGAAACTAGCCTCTCCTCACAAGTGCCCGGGAGGTTTGTTGAGTTAAGAGTGTGAGAGCAGGAAGGCCTTGCATGTGGACTGCAACTCAACTGGTGGGGCCAGCAGGTAGTTTAAGCTTCATGTCGTTTGGGTCCCAAAGCCCATGGGGAGATTGGGGGGGATTCAGAGGACTGTATCACAGGGAAGGACAGATCTCATAGTGTCCCTTAGGACTGAGGGCCGGCTCTtgtgtcctcacacaggcctCCATTTGGCTGTACTTTGTTTTATATGTCTGCAGCATCCAGGATATTGCAGTCCTcttcaacatcatcatcattttccTCATGTTCTTCAACACCTTCGTCTTCCAGGCTGGCCTGGTCAACCTCCTGTTCCATAAGTTCAAAGGGACCATCATCCTGACAGGCGTGTACTTCGCCCTCAGCATCTCCCTTCATGTCTGGGTCATGGTAAGAATGGAACCCTGAATTTCTGAATCCTTAAATGGCTAGGAATATCTTTTCTCTGGGAATCCAGCCTCATTCTTTTATATCTCACAGAATCCCTGATAGGCAACAGGTGAAATGAATGTGGTCCAGCCTGGAGCTAGGCATGTGAGAGTTTCATAAGGCACTTTTGCGCAACCTAATGTGTTGAAGAACAGCCTTATCCAAGAGTTGAGGGACACTTCTGGAACATTCAGTTCACCTTTGCCCCAAACAGGCCTGCCAGGGCTAAAACAGAAAGTTGACTCTGTTTCATCATTAGCTGTTCGGGCAGGTGGGTGTTGATACAGGGTATTCTTAGGCACCAGGGTCCTATGGGAAATGGACAAGCAAGAGTGCTGTTTGCCCTCAgtgcctcctgccctctgctgcaTCCCCATCACTGACACTAGAAGAGCCAGCCTCCAGGATGCCTCCCTTTGTTCTGACATAGGCCTCAGAGCAAATCTAGTTTTCACGGTTTCAGATTTCTGCTTCACAAATTCTTCCGTCTCTTTGGGTATCCCACGTGCTTCTCATGTACTCATTTTGATGGAACACATTAAAACCTCAGGTTCTCTAGTGACTTCTGTACAAAAGCCACCTTCTCAGACTGAACTTCGTTAGGTTGCCCGTGTGATTCCACAGAGAGAAGCGGAGCCCACAGGAAAGAAGCAGAGCGGTGCCGAAGTCTCTAGGTGCTTCCTGAAGAGGATTGGCTTTGCTCTGGCCCCTGGAGCCAAAATAGGTCCCGGCTTTGTACTAAGAAGCTGCTAATCTGCTTAAACCCTGAGTGCACCCACCTTTATCTGGCAGGAGCTGAGCCTGAGATTTTCAAGGCAAGACAGTGACCCGCTGAACCCCTGAGATAATATATGTCATTTCTCCTTGGCAAAGGCTATGAAGTGAAAGGGAATAAATAGCTTAGTGCAAACTTCCTCAGGGTTAAAAGGAGATTTCCtttgcagcaaaaaaaaaaagggagtttGAGGGTCCTTTGAGAAACACTCCTTAGGgtcttggaaagaaagaaggagggtgAGAGTAGTCGATTTTAAACCAAGTGGTATCTCTGCAGCTAACCAAGTTGGAGATGTTAGGGCCTCATCTGCCATTAACCTTTCCCTGTCTACTCCTGTCTCCTTCAGAACTTACGCTGGAAAAACTCCAAACGCTTTGTCTGGACAGATGGACTTCAAACGCTATTTGTATTCCAGAGACTAGGTAAGGAGCGGAACAACGTCAGGCCTCACTTTGATCCCACCTATGGCTCTGGCAGTGAGGGCCTTCATCCTGGCCGCCCAGCCCAGCACAGCTGGTGTGGGATGGTTGGGACAGCCTCGCCAAGAACAGGAGA
This genomic interval carries:
- the TMEM138 gene encoding transmembrane protein 138, whose product is MLQTSNYSLVLSLQFLLLSYDLFVNSFSELLRMAPVIQLVLFIIQDIAVLFNIIIIFLMFFNTFVFQAGLVNLLFHKFKGTIILTGVYFALSISLHVWVMNLRWKNSKRFVWTDGLQTLFVFQRLAAVLYCYFYKRTAVRLGDPRFYQDSLWLRKEFLQVRR